TGTGTACGAGTTTTTTCTCCTATAATGTGCTGAGTCTCTGATCCTATGGAATGACTCAGTGTCGAACCCCATAGCCAATATTGAAGAAGATTCGTACTTCTTGAGAAGGGATAAATACAACATCGGGTAACTAAAGAGGAAATAATGGCAAAAGGTAAAGTGAAGTGGTTCGACGCCCAAAAAGGATATGGTTTTATCGAACAAGAAAGTGGTGGGGATCTATTTGTACACCACTCAGCACTAAGTGAAGAATCTCTAGCAGAGGGCCAAACGGTTGAATTTGAAGTAGGCGAAGGCCGGAAAGGTCCTTGCGCTGTGAACGTCAAGTCAGTATAGACTTTAAGCCAATAGCAAGGAGAAGGCTGCCTAGTCTTCTCCCTTTGCAGATATACGTTTAATCTGTCAGATCGCCTTTTATCTACGATGGCTAGATAAAAACTTACGCATCTGGCTCTTTTCTTGTTTATCTCAGCTCAGTCAAGTATTCGTCGCCATAGCAAAAGCCCTCTGCAATTCTGCAGAGGGCTTTTGCTATGGCAGTAAAGGGAAGGATTCTAAACTTTAGCTTCTTCCTTAACGAGCTTATCCCAACCTAAATCCTTGAGAGAGTTGTTCCGACGCAATGGACGGGTAACTAGCTCTAGGATGTCGCGGGCATTCGTAAACCCATGAATTTGAGCAAAGGTAAACTCAACAGACCACTTGGTATTAATGCCCCGAGCTTCCAGTGGATTGGCATGGGCCATTCCGGTAATCACCAAATCAATATCCTGTTCATAGATGCGCTGGACCTGATTGTAGTTGTCAGGCTTCTCGACAATCTTGGGCATGGGCACACCCATGTCAATACAGGTCTTTTCTAAGAACTTCAGCTCTGCAGCTTGATAGCGCTTATCCATGTAGGGGATGCCAATTTCGGGGCAGGTCATGCCACAGCGAATTAAAAAGCGGGCCAGGGAAACTTCCAGTAAGTTATCTCCCATAAAAAAGACAGATTTCCCACGGATAATCTCAAGATAGTCTTCTAGGTTTGCCCAAATTTTAGCTTCGCGCTCCGCCAAACCTTTAGGCTCAACGTCCAGCACTGAGCATATTTTTTCGATCCAAGCACGGGTCCCATCAGGACCAATGGGGAATGGTGCACCAACGAGCTTACACTTACGTCGTCGCATTAAGGTTGTCGCAGTACGACTGAGGAAAGGATTGACACCTGCCACATAGTAACCTTCATCAATGACGGGCAATTCTGTAAATCGCTTAGCGGGTAGCCAGCCATTGACTTTAATTCCTTGCTTCTTCAACTCTAGAGTCAGCTGGGTCACCACTGGATCAGGAAGAGAGCCAAACATAACCAGCGGAGCATGGTCATGGTATTCCGATTCTTCGGCGACAACGTCTTCTTTTTTCTTGCCGAAATTGAGCAGCGAGGTAATAGCGTTGCCACGCTCTTGTTTTTCTGATTCCTCGACCACTGCATTACCCTTGGGACAGCGATGGGCCATTGCAGCGAGGACGGTGTCCTCCCCTTGGGTAAAGGCATAGTCCAGACCATTAGCCCGAGCCACCACGATGGGAATATCAATTTCGGATTCCAGGCGAGGTGCTAGACCTTCGAGGTCCATTTTGATGATCTCAGTGGTGCAGGTGCCAATCCAAACAATGACGCTGGGATTACGATCGCGTTTAATCTGCACGCACAACCGCTTCAGTTCTTCATAGTCATTGAGCTGGGCGGAAATATCCCCTTCTTCTAGCTCTGCCATAGCATAGCGAGGCTCAGCAAAAATCATCACACCCATGGCATTTTGCAAGAAATAGCCGCAGGTTTTGGTGCCAATCACAAGGAAGAAGCTATCTTCAATTTTTTGATAGAGCCAGGCTACGCAGCTAATGGGACAAAAAGTATGGTAATTCCCAGTTTCGCACTCAAAATCGAGAGCTTGTGGTTGAGTGTCAGCACGCGTCATAGTTATTAAATCCTTTTCTCAGTTCGGCAGCTATTTAGGGGAGAAACAAGATCACTGCAAGCCATCACAGCCCACAGTGATTAGTTAGATGGAGATTAAACCATCATCAGATCCAGCTCTTCTTCCTCAGTCTTCTTATTAGGTTCAGCAGGATTGAGATAGAAGTCAGATAGCAGCGCAAAGAGTTCGCGATCGGGGGCATCTTCAGGAACAACGCCTTCAGGCCCAGCCAAGATTTGGTCGGCAATATTGAGATAGTAATCACAAACAGGTGCGAGAGATGGATCGCTTTCTGCCATCTCAAACATTGTTTTACCTTTAACACGAGATACACGAATGTCCTCAATCAAAGGCAAGATTTCTAGCACAGGCATGGGGACATGATCGATATATTTGTCGATTAGGTCACGCTTAGAGGTGCGGTTGCCGATCAGTCCTGCAAGACGAAGGGGATGAGTGCGAGCCTTCTCACGAACAGAAGCTGCAATCCGGTTAGCTGCAAATAAAGCATCAAAACCATTGTCAGTGACGATCATGCAGTAGTCCGCATAGTTAAGGGGAGCAGCAAATCCGCCGCAAACCACGTCACCTAAGACGTCAAACAGAATGACATCATATTCATCAAAAGCATTGAGTTCTTTTAGGAGTTTGACGGTCTCTCCAACGACATAGCCGCCGCAGCCCGCGCCCGCTGGAGGACCCCCTGCTTCTACACAGTCGACACCACCATAGCCTTTGTAAATAACATCCTCAGGCCAGACATCTTCGTAGTGGTAATCCTTCTCTTGCAGTGTGTCAATGATTGTCGGAATCAAGAAACCAGTCAAAGTGAAGGTGCTGTCATGCTTAGGGTCACAGCCAATTTGTAGAACCTTCTTGCCTCGCTTGGCTAAGGCAACCGAAATGTTGCAACTGGTTGTAGATTTACCGATTCCGCCTTTTCCGTAAACTGCAAGTTTCACAGTGGGTATTCTCCTATGGTTGTGATTGAAGCAGCGAGCACCGAATGTTTTCTATCCAGTCAGTAGCAAACGCCAAATTTATTAACTGAAGCTCTGTATGAATTATTGAGCATATCCAGACAATTGGGAAGGTGCTAAAGTCTCAAAAAATCAATTAAAAGATTATTTTTAGATTTTATTGAGATTTATAGAAGCATAAAAGACCTTATGAAGGGCATCAGAAGTTATTTAGCTAATAAATTTATATATGCTTATATTTTTTATAAAAATAAGAACAACAGACAAATAATACTCAAACCGCCATCTTGTTTACAGAACCGAACCAAATTTCAACCCTATGGCACCTCCGATGGCCCAATATATATGGGCTAAGGTCCACGACTCTTAGTGAGCGCTAAATGCTCAGCTCAATGCAATAGACATAGACCAATCAAGCTAAGGGTTTAGATTTAGCATTCCAATCCGGGATATCCAGATAACCATTTCATCTTGACTATTCAAGCTGGAGCAGGAACTGAGGTTTGTCTTAGGTATTGATACCTGGGCCATGTAAACACCATCCTGATCGGTGTTAAAGCTGAGTCATATTAATCACTACCAGATTTGGAAGGCCTGAGAAAAAATACTCAATATTGAGCCTTCAGAGTATT
The Acaryochloris marina S15 genome window above contains:
- a CDS encoding cold-shock protein, which translates into the protein MAKGKVKWFDAQKGYGFIEQESGGDLFVHHSALSEESLAEGQTVEFEVGEGRKGPCAVNVKSV
- a CDS encoding ferredoxin:protochlorophyllide reductase (ATP-dependent) subunit N, giving the protein MTRADTQPQALDFECETGNYHTFCPISCVAWLYQKIEDSFFLVIGTKTCGYFLQNAMGVMIFAEPRYAMAELEEGDISAQLNDYEELKRLCVQIKRDRNPSVIVWIGTCTTEIIKMDLEGLAPRLESEIDIPIVVARANGLDYAFTQGEDTVLAAMAHRCPKGNAVVEESEKQERGNAITSLLNFGKKKEDVVAEESEYHDHAPLVMFGSLPDPVVTQLTLELKKQGIKVNGWLPAKRFTELPVIDEGYYVAGVNPFLSRTATTLMRRRKCKLVGAPFPIGPDGTRAWIEKICSVLDVEPKGLAEREAKIWANLEDYLEIIRGKSVFFMGDNLLEVSLARFLIRCGMTCPEIGIPYMDKRYQAAELKFLEKTCIDMGVPMPKIVEKPDNYNQVQRIYEQDIDLVITGMAHANPLEARGINTKWSVEFTFAQIHGFTNARDILELVTRPLRRNNSLKDLGWDKLVKEEAKV
- the bchL gene encoding ferredoxin:protochlorophyllide reductase (ATP-dependent) iron-sulfur ATP-binding protein yields the protein MKLAVYGKGGIGKSTTSCNISVALAKRGKKVLQIGCDPKHDSTFTLTGFLIPTIIDTLQEKDYHYEDVWPEDVIYKGYGGVDCVEAGGPPAGAGCGGYVVGETVKLLKELNAFDEYDVILFDVLGDVVCGGFAAPLNYADYCMIVTDNGFDALFAANRIAASVREKARTHPLRLAGLIGNRTSKRDLIDKYIDHVPMPVLEILPLIEDIRVSRVKGKTMFEMAESDPSLAPVCDYYLNIADQILAGPEGVVPEDAPDRELFALLSDFYLNPAEPNKKTEEEELDLMMV